The following are encoded in a window of Bacteroidota bacterium genomic DNA:
- the murI gene encoding glutamate racemase, with amino-acid sequence MRTTNSKQPIGIFDSGIGGLTVANAINKILPNEQLIYFGDTAHFPYGDKSPDSIKYYSIRIAKFLIDNNCKAIVIACNTASSQAYETVKDFVADKAIVFNVIDPVVEKVTASGAGSIGVIGTKGTIKSNVYATKINQVNQNIKVASLATPLLAPMIEEGLFNNKISKSIINSYLSKAKLKNIDSLILACTHYPLIKQEIEEFYKKNVNILDSAEIVAQHVKKNLAEKKMLNQGKNLNHHFYVSDFTDSFEQSTRFFFKNKIHLEEVSIWK; translated from the coding sequence TTGAGAACAACAAATTCAAAACAACCAATTGGAATATTCGATTCAGGTATTGGGGGACTTACTGTAGCAAACGCCATAAATAAAATACTACCCAATGAACAACTTATTTATTTTGGCGACACTGCTCACTTTCCTTATGGTGACAAATCCCCGGATTCTATTAAATACTATAGCATAAGAATTGCTAAATTCCTAATTGACAATAATTGTAAGGCAATAGTAATTGCATGCAATACTGCTTCCTCTCAGGCTTATGAAACAGTTAAGGATTTTGTAGCAGATAAAGCCATTGTTTTTAATGTTATTGATCCGGTAGTTGAAAAAGTTACTGCTTCCGGAGCTGGCTCAATTGGTGTAATTGGAACCAAAGGAACAATTAAATCAAACGTTTATGCCACTAAAATAAATCAGGTGAATCAAAATATTAAAGTGGCCTCCCTTGCAACTCCTTTACTTGCGCCAATGATCGAGGAGGGGCTGTTCAATAATAAAATCAGCAAAAGCATAATTAACTCCTACCTGAGTAAAGCTAAATTAAAAAATATCGATTCCCTTATTCTTGCTTGCACACATTATCCTTTAATAAAACAAGAGATTGAAGAGTTTTATAAAAAGAATGTAAATATTTTAGATTCAGCGGAAATTGTAGCACAGCATGTAAAAAAAAATTTAGCAGAAAAAAAAATGCTTAATCAGGGAAAAAACCTGAACCATCATTTTTATGTTTCTGATTTTACTGATTCATTTGAACAAAGCACTCGTTTTTTCTTTAAAAATAAAATTCATCTGGAAGAAGTTTCCATTTGGAAATAG
- a CDS encoding OmpH family outer membrane protein, with product MKKILTLAIVLATAAFSLEAIAQKFGHVDSNELLLAMPERKTAETSIQDYAKQLESQLKTMNAEWESKVQDYQSKEAMLSDAIKKTKVKEITDLESRIKDFQTTAQEDLQKKENDLLQPMIEKAKAAINEVAKENKYTYVFDSGAGMLLYSPESDDILPLVKKKMGIK from the coding sequence ATGAAAAAAATTTTAACACTGGCGATAGTACTAGCAACTGCTGCTTTTTCACTAGAGGCCATAGCCCAAAAATTTGGACATGTTGATTCTAATGAATTATTATTGGCCATGCCTGAAAGAAAAACAGCTGAAACTTCCATTCAAGACTATGCAAAGCAACTTGAAAGCCAATTGAAGACAATGAATGCTGAATGGGAATCTAAAGTACAGGATTACCAATCAAAAGAGGCTATGTTATCCGATGCTATTAAAAAGACAAAAGTGAAAGAAATCACTGATCTTGAAAGCAGAATTAAAGATTTTCAAACAACTGCACAGGAAGATCTTCAGAAAAAGGAAAACGACCTTCTTCAGCCAATGATCGAAAAAGCTAAAGCTGCAATCAATGAGGTGGCAAAAGAAAACAAGTACACCTATGTGTTTGACTCAGGAGCAGGAATGTTACTGTACTCTCCAGAATCAGACGATATTTTGCCCCTGGTGAAAAAGAAAATGGGCATTAAATAA
- a CDS encoding OmpH family outer membrane protein: MKNSIKKTALVLTFLVACSTVTFAQKFAFVDTEYILAKLPDYNSAQKQLDMISVQWQKEIEAKYTEIDKLYKAYQAEQILLTEEMRKKRENEIITKEKEAKELQKQRFGVDGDLFKKRQELVKPVQDKVYNAIQELATKERLMVVFDKAGSLTMLYTNPKFDKSDEILDAVK; this comes from the coding sequence ATGAAAAATTCAATAAAAAAAACAGCTTTAGTTCTCACTTTTTTAGTGGCCTGTTCAACTGTTACATTCGCACAAAAATTCGCTTTTGTGGATACTGAATACATTCTTGCCAAATTGCCCGATTATAACTCCGCTCAAAAGCAACTGGATATGATCTCAGTTCAATGGCAAAAAGAAATTGAAGCAAAATACACTGAAATTGATAAGCTTTACAAAGCATATCAGGCAGAGCAAATCCTTTTGACTGAAGAAATGAGAAAAAAGCGTGAAAATGAAATCATCACAAAAGAAAAGGAAGCCAAAGAACTCCAAAAACAACGTTTCGGTGTGGACGGAGACCTGTTTAAAAAGCGACAGGAACTAGTAAAACCAGTTCAGGACAAAGTTTACAATGCAATTCAGGAACTTGCAACCAAGGAAAGATTAATGGTAGTATTTGATAAGGCTGGATCTCTGACTATGTTATATACGAATCCCAAATTTGACAAAAGTGATGAAATTCTGGATGCAGTTAAATAA
- a CDS encoding BamA/TamA family outer membrane protein, producing the protein MHKSIFTIIFLFLVLVSGAFAQLPLGDYEDINYENPQEYEIGGITIKGVEHLDKNVLILLSGLVVGEKISIPGEKTAIAIETLWEQGLFSDVKISATNIQNNIIFLEIELEERPRLSKFSFKGVRKTEADNLREKIKLIKGNVVTPNLLATTKNTVKEYFVEKGFYNVEVNIQEVTDTTLKNNVILIIDVEKNNKVKIGEIIIHGNEAFTDNKIRRNLKDTKQKRWYNILKTSKFLEENLEKDLLKVIAKYNAKGYRDAQFTKDTVYRVSDKLLNIELTISEGNQYYFRNIVWMGNTKYSNKALDAILGIKKGDIFDQSVLESRLYMNPNGRDITSLYMDDGYLFFSVTPVEVMVEGDSIDIEMRIYEGKQATINKVTVVGNTKTNDHVIMREIRTKPGQLFSRADVIRSQRELSQLGYFNPESLGVNPTPNPAEGTVDIEYVVEEKPSDQIELSGGWGAGRVVGTLGVSFNNFSARNIFNKNAWRPLPSGDGQKLSLRGQTNGLWFQSYNASFTEPWLGGRKPNALSVSAYHSIQSNGQTRFIKTDGEKIPNVLRQGITISGVSVGLGSRLQWPDDFFTLYRELTYQHYTMNNWQQFIFSNGTSNNLSFKVVLQRNSIDQPIYPRRGSQTSFSLQLTPPYSLFARDSAGGPIDYSTLSAEERYKWAEYHKWKFTTSWFTELAPKLVLNTKAGFGFLGHYNDQIGSAPFERFYLGGSGLTGFALDGREIIALRGYEEQDLSPRTGGTIISKYTMELRYPISLNPSATVYALGFAEAGNTWTTFKKFDPFDVKRSAGVGVRIFLPMFGLFGLDYGWGFDQAPNSGLNPVTGKPQGQFHFTIGMNLGEL; encoded by the coding sequence ATGCATAAGAGCATATTTACTATTATTTTTTTATTCCTTGTCCTGGTTTCCGGGGCTTTTGCGCAGTTGCCTTTAGGGGATTATGAGGATATTAATTACGAAAACCCTCAAGAATACGAAATTGGTGGTATAACCATTAAGGGAGTGGAACATTTGGATAAAAATGTTCTCATTTTACTTTCAGGATTAGTAGTAGGTGAGAAAATATCTATCCCCGGTGAAAAAACAGCAATTGCAATTGAAACCTTATGGGAGCAAGGTCTTTTCTCTGATGTTAAAATAAGTGCAACCAATATTCAAAACAATATTATTTTTCTTGAAATTGAACTCGAAGAAAGGCCACGGCTTTCTAAATTCTCTTTTAAGGGCGTAAGAAAAACGGAAGCGGATAATTTAAGAGAAAAAATTAAACTCATAAAAGGCAATGTGGTTACACCTAATTTGCTAGCAACAACAAAGAATACAGTTAAAGAATATTTTGTTGAAAAAGGCTTTTACAATGTAGAAGTTAATATTCAGGAGGTAACGGATACAACCCTGAAAAACAATGTTATTCTTATAATTGATGTGGAAAAAAACAACAAAGTTAAAATTGGTGAAATTATAATTCATGGTAATGAAGCTTTTACCGATAATAAAATCAGAAGGAACCTAAAAGACACAAAGCAAAAACGCTGGTATAACATTTTAAAAACCTCAAAGTTTCTTGAAGAAAACCTGGAAAAGGATTTATTGAAAGTAATTGCTAAATACAATGCTAAAGGATATCGTGATGCTCAATTTACTAAAGATACTGTATACAGGGTAAGTGATAAACTACTAAATATTGAACTAACCATCAGCGAGGGTAATCAATACTATTTTAGAAACATTGTTTGGATGGGAAATACTAAATACAGCAATAAGGCCCTTGATGCAATACTTGGAATAAAAAAAGGAGATATTTTTGACCAATCCGTTCTTGAGTCTAGGTTGTACATGAATCCAAATGGAAGAGATATTACTTCGCTATATATGGATGATGGTTATTTGTTTTTCTCTGTAACACCAGTAGAAGTGATGGTTGAGGGAGATTCCATTGATATTGAAATGAGAATTTATGAAGGGAAACAGGCTACTATCAATAAAGTTACTGTGGTTGGTAATACCAAAACCAATGATCATGTTATCATGCGTGAAATCAGGACAAAGCCAGGACAGTTATTTAGCAGAGCCGATGTAATAAGATCACAAAGAGAACTCTCTCAGCTGGGGTATTTCAATCCGGAATCACTTGGGGTAAATCCAACACCAAATCCTGCAGAAGGTACCGTTGATATTGAATATGTTGTGGAGGAGAAACCATCTGATCAAATAGAACTATCAGGAGGCTGGGGTGCAGGGCGCGTTGTAGGTACACTTGGTGTTTCTTTTAATAACTTTTCTGCAAGAAATATTTTCAATAAAAATGCCTGGAGACCACTTCCCTCTGGTGACGGGCAAAAGCTTAGCCTAAGAGGGCAAACCAATGGATTGTGGTTTCAATCCTACAATGCTTCATTTACTGAGCCTTGGCTTGGTGGAAGAAAGCCTAATGCATTATCTGTTAGCGCTTACCACTCCATACAATCCAATGGTCAGACACGTTTTATAAAAACTGACGGAGAGAAAATACCTAACGTTTTAAGACAAGGTATTACCATTTCCGGTGTTTCAGTTGGTTTGGGAAGTCGCCTCCAGTGGCCTGATGATTTTTTCACCCTTTATCGTGAACTTACCTATCAGCATTATACTATGAATAACTGGCAGCAATTTATTTTTAGTAACGGAACATCCAATAACCTGAGTTTTAAAGTTGTTCTTCAAAGAAATTCCATTGATCAGCCGATTTATCCAAGAAGAGGTTCACAAACATCATTTTCATTACAGTTAACGCCTCCATACTCATTGTTTGCAAGGGATTCAGCTGGTGGTCCCATTGACTATTCTACCCTGTCTGCTGAAGAAAGGTACAAATGGGCGGAATACCATAAATGGAAATTTACAACATCCTGGTTTACCGAACTTGCTCCTAAGCTGGTTTTGAATACTAAGGCTGGTTTTGGTTTCCTTGGTCATTACAACGACCAGATAGGTTCTGCTCCTTTTGAACGATTTTACCTTGGGGGTAGTGGATTAACCGGATTTGCTCTTGATGGAAGGGAGATTATCGCATTAAGAGGTTATGAAGAACAAGACCTTTCCCCTAGAACCGGGGGTACAATCATTAGCAAATACACAATGGAATTAAGATACCCTATTTCCCTGAATCCAAGTGCCACTGTTTATGCTCTTGGTTTTGCTGAGGCTGGAAATACATGGACAACATTTAAAAAGTTTGATCCTTTTGATGTGAAAAGATCTGCTGGGGTGGGTGTTAGAATATTCCTTCCTATGTTCGGTTTATTTGGTCTTGATTACGGCTGGGGCTTTGATCAGGCACCTAATTCAGGATTAAATCCTGTTACCGGAAAGCCTCAGGGACAGTTTCATTTCACAATTGGTATGAATCTTGGAGAGTTGTAG
- a CDS encoding isoprenyl transferase → MTFKEKTREENIPVHVAIIMDGNGRWAKQKGKLRMFGHSNGVGSVKETVETAAEIGVKYLTLYAFSTENWNRPKFEVNALMELLISTINKETATLMKNNIRLMAIGDLSSLPSKCFKELNDAMEKTASNTQMTLVLALSYSSRWEITQAVKKITAKVQTGELSPEDISEDIINKHLCTAGIPDPELLIRTSGELRISNFLMWQISYSELYFTQKLWPDFRKNDFLLAIADFQKRERRFGKTSEQIKSNSQKV, encoded by the coding sequence ATGACTTTTAAAGAAAAAACAAGAGAAGAAAATATTCCTGTTCATGTTGCAATTATCATGGATGGAAATGGACGATGGGCCAAACAAAAAGGAAAATTAAGAATGTTTGGCCATTCTAACGGTGTTGGCTCTGTGAAAGAAACTGTGGAAACTGCTGCAGAAATTGGTGTTAAATATTTAACTTTATATGCCTTTTCCACAGAAAACTGGAATCGGCCTAAATTTGAAGTAAATGCTTTAATGGAGTTGCTGATTTCTACAATTAATAAAGAAACGGCTACTTTAATGAAAAACAATATAAGGTTAATGGCAATAGGTGATTTAAGTAGTCTCCCTTCAAAATGTTTTAAAGAACTGAATGATGCCATGGAAAAAACCGCCTCAAATACTCAAATGACTCTTGTGCTTGCTCTAAGTTATAGTTCAAGATGGGAAATTACACAAGCAGTTAAAAAAATCACTGCCAAGGTGCAAACAGGAGAATTAAGCCCTGAAGACATTAGCGAGGATATAATTAATAAACATCTATGTACTGCAGGAATACCAGATCCTGAACTTTTAATTAGAACAAGCGGAGAATTAAGGATCAGTAATTTTTTAATGTGGCAGATATCTTACTCCGAATTATATTTTACACAAAAATTATGGCCAGATTTCAGGAAAAATGATTTTTTGCTTGCTATTGCTGATTTTCAAAAGCGAGAAAGAAGATTCGGTAAAACAAGTGAACAAATAAAAAGCAATTCACAAAAAGTTTAA
- a CDS encoding NAD kinase has protein sequence MRIAIYGREFNEKYDQAIQFIFNILEKKGVELVVFEKFNDFLKEKIKNIPNYATFNHYTQITTEIDFILSIGGDGTLLDTVTFIRDSKVPVIGFNTGRLGFLSTVSMNETETAINALINKEYTLDERNLLRLQTKSNLFGNLNFALNELTIHKKDSASMMTIHAYINGNYLNSYWADGLIVSTPTGSTAYSLSCGGPIIIPGSENFIITPIAPHNLNVRPIVLPANNTITLKFEGRSKKYLVALDSRTETVNSTEELTISEEKFKVNLIRLSGHDFLTTLRNKLMWGLDLRN, from the coding sequence ATGAGAATTGCCATATACGGAAGAGAGTTCAATGAAAAGTACGATCAGGCTATTCAGTTTATTTTCAATATACTCGAAAAAAAAGGAGTAGAATTAGTTGTGTTTGAAAAGTTCAATGATTTTCTAAAAGAAAAAATAAAGAATATTCCCAACTACGCAACTTTTAACCATTATACTCAAATTACCACAGAAATTGATTTCATTTTGAGTATAGGTGGAGATGGAACTTTGTTGGACACCGTAACTTTTATAAGAGATTCAAAAGTGCCTGTTATTGGTTTTAATACCGGAAGGCTTGGTTTTTTATCTACAGTATCCATGAATGAAACGGAAACAGCAATTAATGCTTTGATAAACAAAGAGTATACTTTGGATGAAAGAAACCTGCTAAGACTGCAAACAAAAAGCAATTTATTTGGAAATTTGAATTTTGCCCTGAATGAACTTACCATTCATAAAAAAGATTCAGCTTCCATGATGACCATTCATGCCTATATCAACGGGAATTACCTGAACTCCTATTGGGCCGATGGATTAATAGTTTCCACCCCTACAGGATCAACCGCATATTCTTTAAGTTGCGGAGGGCCTATCATTATTCCGGGCTCTGAAAATTTTATTATTACTCCTATTGCCCCTCATAACCTAAATGTTCGGCCAATAGTGTTGCCTGCCAACAATACCATTACCCTGAAATTCGAAGGCAGGAGCAAGAAATATCTTGTTGCCCTTGATTCAAGAACTGAAACAGTTAATTCTACCGAAGAACTTACCATTAGCGAAGAAAAATTCAAGGTTAATTTAATCAGACTCTCAGGACATGATTTTTTGACAACTCTACGCAATAAGCTCATGTGGGGGCTTGACCTGAGAAATTAA
- a CDS encoding CBS domain-containing protein, which produces MLAKNLITHDIPPLKTSDTGLKALTWMEEFKVSHMPIVNNVDFLGMISDADILDMNAPEEAIGTHNLSLSRPFVYENEHIYEVIKLIYKLNLTLLPVLDKDNRFLGTISMNQLIKSFAEMSAIKDPGGIVVLEMNPNDFTLSEIARIVEGNDGKILSSYITSSVDSNKLEVTLKINRTDLSAILQTFIRYNYTIQASFHQSEFIDEMKDRYDSFMNYLNV; this is translated from the coding sequence ATGCTTGCTAAAAACTTAATAACCCACGATATTCCACCGCTTAAAACCTCCGATACAGGGCTTAAAGCTCTTACATGGATGGAAGAGTTTAAGGTTTCTCACATGCCTATAGTCAATAATGTTGATTTTTTGGGTATGATTTCCGATGCCGATATTTTAGACATGAATGCCCCAGAAGAGGCAATTGGTACGCATAACTTATCACTTTCAAGACCTTTTGTATATGAAAATGAGCATATTTATGAGGTAATTAAATTAATTTACAAATTAAATCTTACTTTGTTACCGGTACTTGATAAGGATAATCGTTTTTTGGGGACCATTTCCATGAACCAGTTAATTAAATCTTTTGCCGAAATGTCTGCTATTAAGGATCCTGGGGGAATTGTAGTTTTGGAAATGAATCCTAATGATTTTACCCTTAGCGAAATAGCAAGAATTGTAGAGGGTAATGATGGTAAAATTTTAAGCAGTTATATTACTTCTTCTGTCGATTCAAATAAGTTAGAAGTTACATTGAAAATAAACCGGACAGATCTTTCTGCTATTTTGCAAACCTTTATAAGGTATAATTATACAATTCAGGCTTCCTTCCACCAAAGTGAATTTATCGATGAAATGAAAGACCGTTATGATTCTTTTATGAACTACCTGAACGTATAA
- a CDS encoding pyridoxine 5'-phosphate synthase, protein MTKLSVNINKIATLRNSRGGNYPNVLKVAVDCEQFGAQGITVHPRPDERHIRYQDVLDLKPLVKTEFNVEGYPSKDFMDLVLKVKPVQVTLVPDPPEALTSNAGWNTVKHKDFLKEIISELKNKGIRTSIFIDTDLSNINNASLTGTDRIELYTEAYAKDFANDPSKAISPYIIAARNAIEDGLGINAGHDLNLKNLNYFASNIPGLLEVSIGHALICDSLYLGLENTIQLYLRQLIVKS, encoded by the coding sequence ATGACTAAACTGAGTGTAAATATTAATAAAATAGCGACTTTAAGAAATTCAAGGGGAGGCAATTATCCGAATGTTTTAAAAGTAGCAGTTGATTGCGAACAATTTGGAGCTCAAGGAATAACTGTTCATCCTCGTCCGGATGAGCGACATATACGATACCAGGATGTACTGGATTTAAAACCCCTGGTAAAAACCGAATTTAATGTTGAGGGCTATCCTTCAAAAGATTTCATGGATCTTGTATTAAAGGTAAAACCTGTGCAGGTTACCTTGGTTCCTGATCCTCCAGAAGCACTAACTTCAAATGCTGGTTGGAATACTGTGAAACACAAGGATTTTTTAAAAGAAATAATAAGCGAATTAAAAAACAAGGGAATACGAACTTCCATTTTCATTGATACTGATTTAAGCAATATAAATAATGCATCACTAACTGGAACCGATCGTATTGAACTGTATACAGAAGCCTATGCCAAGGATTTTGCCAATGATCCTTCAAAAGCCATTTCACCCTATATTATCGCTGCCAGAAATGCCATTGAAGATGGATTGGGAATAAATGCGGGACATGATTTGAATTTAAAAAACCTTAATTATTTCGCAAGTAATATACCTGGTCTTCTTGAAGTATCAATTGGCCATGCACTAATTTGCGATTCCTTATATTTGGGCCTTGAAAACACCATACAATTGTATTTAAGGCAGTTAATTGTAAAATCTTAA
- a CDS encoding alpha/beta fold hydrolase, whose product MKLNFKKLGSGKPLIILHGLFGSLDNWQTIGKQFAEKFTVYLVDQRNHGQSPHNVAWDYQVMVDDLDDLIHDENIQKPILIGHSMGGKTAMLYANQKPEKIAGLVVVDIAPKQYDPHHEHILKALNAVDLDKITTRKEAEDILSDYIKDSGTKQFLLKSLYWNDLENKKLDWRFNRKVISENIATAGLGIQFHKPLTGFAVLFIAGGKSDYITEKDHDFIKKMFPEAEIKTIENAGHWVHAEAPVDFYSIVFEFIESRVK is encoded by the coding sequence ATGAAACTAAATTTCAAAAAACTTGGAAGCGGAAAGCCACTAATTATACTTCATGGGCTTTTTGGCTCTTTGGATAACTGGCAAACCATTGGAAAACAATTTGCCGAAAAATTTACAGTATATCTTGTTGACCAAAGAAATCACGGGCAATCGCCTCATAATGTTGCATGGGATTACCAGGTAATGGTTGATGATTTGGATGATTTGATACACGATGAAAATATCCAAAAGCCAATTTTAATCGGACATTCCATGGGAGGAAAAACTGCTATGCTTTATGCGAATCAAAAACCAGAAAAAATAGCAGGGTTGGTTGTGGTAGACATAGCTCCAAAACAATACGATCCACATCATGAACATATTTTAAAAGCACTCAATGCAGTTGATTTGGATAAAATAACAACCCGCAAGGAAGCAGAGGATATCCTTTCAGATTATATTAAGGATTCAGGAACAAAACAATTTTTATTGAAAAGCCTTTATTGGAATGATCTGGAAAACAAAAAACTTGACTGGAGGTTTAATCGTAAGGTGATAAGCGAAAACATAGCAACAGCAGGACTAGGAATTCAATTCCATAAGCCTTTAACTGGCTTTGCTGTGTTATTTATTGCTGGAGGAAAATCAGATTATATTACTGAAAAGGATCATGATTTCATAAAAAAGATGTTTCCTGAAGCGGAAATAAAAACGATAGAAAATGCAGGTCATTGGGTCCATGCAGAGGCTCCTGTTGATTTTTATTCTATTGTGTTTGAATTTATTGAGTCAAGGGTTAAGTAA
- a CDS encoding DUF433 domain-containing protein — translation MKVINKISKKNNIGAGFYTVSDISNLLGMPQPKVRRYLKEYWDNRLGRKLFNDTYTWENSKKTKAVNFYVLIELFTCFQLQELGVSIQKIVKAREAIATELNTQYPFASAGVLTNGKRIWYEVNDSVINADGSRQSNLIGIIKEFASKIEFNDQNLAERFYPAGKKNSVIVDPHHQFGLPVIKGTNINTEIILSLLESGEKIESIKVLYDLSNKEVKDVIEFYHLAG, via the coding sequence ATGAAAGTCATCAATAAAATATCAAAAAAAAATAATATTGGTGCAGGTTTTTATACTGTGTCCGATATAAGTAACCTGCTTGGCATGCCTCAACCCAAAGTAAGAAGGTATTTAAAAGAGTATTGGGATAATCGTCTCGGCAGAAAACTTTTTAATGACACTTACACTTGGGAAAATTCAAAAAAGACAAAGGCTGTAAATTTTTATGTGCTAATAGAACTCTTTACATGCTTTCAATTGCAGGAACTTGGTGTTTCTATACAGAAAATTGTAAAAGCACGTGAAGCAATAGCAACCGAGTTGAATACACAATATCCTTTTGCATCAGCTGGTGTTTTAACCAACGGGAAACGTATTTGGTATGAAGTTAACGACAGTGTTATAAATGCTGACGGCAGCCGACAATCAAATCTGATTGGGATTATTAAAGAATTTGCAAGTAAAATTGAGTTTAATGACCAAAATTTAGCTGAAAGATTTTATCCTGCGGGCAAAAAGAATAGTGTAATTGTTGACCCCCATCACCAATTTGGACTTCCTGTTATTAAAGGAACTAATATTAATACCGAAATAATTCTTTCTTTGCTTGAAAGCGGGGAAAAGATAGAAAGCATTAAAGTTCTTTATGACCTTTCAAATAAGGAAGTGAAGGATGTTATTGAATTTTACCATTTAGCAGGGTGA